A single region of the Pseudalkalibacillus berkeleyi genome encodes:
- a CDS encoding HesB/IscA family protein, producing MQITDKAKQAIEGILHQHDAKGIRIYFAGMGUGGPKLGMALDEPQETDKVEELNGIRVSFDERIVTHTQDLIVDFQQTDEGAGLVFLGQEDCC from the coding sequence TTGCAAATTACAGATAAAGCGAAACAAGCGATTGAAGGGATCCTTCATCAGCACGATGCAAAAGGAATCCGTATTTATTTTGCAGGTATGGGCTGAGGTGGTCCCAAATTGGGAATGGCTCTGGATGAGCCACAAGAAACGGACAAAGTAGAAGAATTGAACGGCATCCGTGTATCATTTGATGAACGTATCGTTACACATACACAGGATCTTATAGTAGACTTCCAACAAACCGACGAAGGCGCAGGACTCGTTTTCCTCGGTCAAGAAGACTGCTGCTAA
- a CDS encoding ArsI/CadI family heavy metal resistance metalloenzyme: MINRMHVAVNCSDLEKSLAFYKSFFGEGPTKVKENYAKFELDSPALHFSLNERDFNKDGVLNHLGFQVDNTEDVLKMGERLRESGLLLIDEMDTTCCYAVQDKVWVYDPDGNAWEIFYTKEDSEFESAGDARDMSLCCAPPKPQAINIELTSPKK; this comes from the coding sequence ATGATTAACCGAATGCATGTTGCTGTAAACTGCAGTGATTTGGAGAAGTCGTTGGCATTTTATAAAAGTTTCTTCGGTGAAGGTCCGACTAAGGTGAAGGAGAATTATGCTAAATTCGAGCTCGATTCACCAGCTCTACATTTCTCACTGAACGAACGTGATTTCAACAAAGACGGTGTGTTGAATCACTTAGGATTCCAAGTGGACAATACTGAAGATGTCCTGAAAATGGGTGAGCGCCTTCGTGAATCGGGATTATTATTAATAGATGAGATGGATACGACTTGTTGTTACGCTGTGCAAGATAAAGTGTGGGTGTATGATCCTGACGGGAATGCGTGGGAAATTTTCTACACGAAAGAGGATTCAGAATTTGAGTCTGCTGGAGATGCTCGGGATATGTCCCTATGTTGTGCACCTCCAAAGCCTCAAGCGATTAATATAGAATTAACATCTCCTAAGAAATAG